Genomic DNA from Niabella ginsenosidivorans:
AAAAGAAACTGCAACAAAAAAGCCAAATGAATTTACAAAATGCAGAAAGTTCCAATCGACTCCGAAAGCATCTTTAAAAAAGTAATACAGATTAGGATACATGCGTAAAAATTGAGCACAATATTACAAATATAATGCAGATTAAAGGTTTTATATGAACAGCATTCTTATTTAGACCATTCCGACAGCTATCAGAATTCCCGTATAATGCCCTATCAGCATAAATATCCTTTCCGGGCCAACCGGTATAACCTCATTATCCGGAAAAATACCTTTTCTTTAAAGCAGGCCGGCAAAAGAAAAGAAGCCTCACAAATAAACTATTGTAAAGCTTCTTTACCAAAAAATTCCGGTTCCTGATCAAACCAGCAGATTAATCGCAATATTCATCAAATGCCGCCATAAGATTCTGGGCAATCATTTCTGCGGAACGGCCTTCGATCTGGTGCCGTTCAATAAAATGAACCAGCTCTCCATCTTTAAACAAGGCAATGGAAGGAGAAGATGGCGGATAAGGCAGTAAATGCTCTCTTACCTTATTTACTGCTTCAATATCGAAGCCTGCAAAACTCGTTGTCAGATGATCGGGTTTCTTTTCGGCATTAGCCACTGCCATTAGCACACCAGGCCTTGCAGTACCGGCGGAACAGCCGCAAACTGAATTAATAACTAATAAGTTAGTTCCTTGTTGGGTCAGGGAAGCTTCAACTGCTTCAGGCGTTGAAAGACTTTCAAAGCCGTTATCAGTCAATTCCTCCCGCATTGGGATCACTATTTCCTGTGGATACATATTTATAATTATTTAAGATTGATAACGCAAAAATAATTAAAAGGTTGCATTCCCGGCAGTGTAAGGGAAAGAGGGTATAACATTTTCCTGATCTATGTGCAAATTCCTGGCTCACGGATCGTTCAGATTTAAGACCATGCATCAAGGGGAGACGCATAAATTTATTTTTACTGAAACGGGCTGTGAATAAGGCCAATTCACAATACCTCAGGATGTCCGGGATACGAATAAGTGCCATTGGGCGCTATTTGTATCTATTTTAAAAGAAAAAAACGTATTTTATTGATCCCTGCCCGACGCAGCCGGGTATCTGTGGCATAATCGTTTACCGATTTATGCGCTCACCCTGGACCATTGCATGAACAGCCCGGTCACCTGATCCGTGCATTTATAACGGCATCTTTCCTGATTTTTTTGACAGGCAGTTTTTTAATTTAAGACATTATGTCATACTTATTATACATCAAATG
This window encodes:
- a CDS encoding BrxA/BrxB family bacilliredoxin, translated to MYPQEIVIPMREELTDNGFESLSTPEAVEASLTQQGTNLLVINSVCGCSAGTARPGVLMAVANAEKKPDHLTTSFAGFDIEAVNKVREHLLPYPPSSPSIALFKDGELVHFIERHQIEGRSAEMIAQNLMAAFDEYCD